Within the Punica granatum isolate Tunisia-2019 unplaced genomic scaffold, ASM765513v2 Contig00325, whole genome shotgun sequence genome, the region tACCTCGCGCACTGTTGATGGCGGAGGTAACTCCCTAATCGCTTTCACCTTGTCAGGATCGACCTCGATGCCTCGTTCGCTGACCACAAATCCTAGCAgttttccggatttcgcgccgaatgtgcacttggCCGGGTTGAGCCTaagcttgtacttcttgagacgTTCGAAGAGACGCCTCAGATTGACGAGGTGATCCTCTCCCTCCTTGGACTttgcgatcatgtcgtcgacgtagacctcgatctccttatgcatcatgtcgtggaagagcgtaaccattgcccgttggtaggttgccccggcatttttgagcccgaagggcatgaccttgtagcaaaacgtgccccacatcgtgatgaaagtcgttttgatcttgtcgtcTTCAGCCATCCGGATTTGGTTATACCCCGaaaagccatccatgaaggagaactgATTGTGGCGCGCGGTGTTGTCGACCAAGACGTCGATGTGAGGCAGAGGGAAGTTGTCTTTAGGACTAGCCTTGttgaggtcccgatagtcgacgcaaacCCTGACCCTTCCGTCCTTTTTCTCCACGGGCacgatgtttgccacccattcagagtaattgcagaCTTCTAGGAATCCCGCATTTATCTGCTTGAcgacctcctccttgatgcggaggagaaggccggctCGCTGCCGCCGTAGGTGTtgccgtttgggcgggaaGTTCTCTGTATCGAGTGGGAGAGagtgcttgactatcgacggatctaagcccggcatgtcggcgtaggaccaggcaaagacctcttggtactccttcaagaaatcgatcatccgagCTCGTTGTGTTGGATCGAGGCCCGTCCCGATCTTTAGCGTGCGAGGTTCCTCTTCAGTGCctatgttgatttcttctgttGGCTCAACTGAGGTGAGTTGACGGTTCTCGAGGCGgtgcaaactctcctctatctcaggcactcgaccgtcctcgtcgagcccttccccgaagtatatgggttggGGCTCTTCGAGGagttcttcggatgggttcgaatcgacgcgtcgaagatttggattcgagtggagcctggaaatttaAACGAGTCGTCTTAGAAATATTTAAAGTGCTGCGAATGAGTAAGAGAGAAGGAAACGAAGGAGACACGAGAAttcaaaaatgcatgtagggatttcattgaAGGTGGGAACATTGatgccataacaaaaacccctcttccgtcgtgtggcttatgactttgccgacacgcgggaaacatcgtCTACAAAgatagccttacacatcggcgattacagccgagtagcgcgggactgaggtccagttgttgagcTCCTCATTCTCCTGCGCGAGGCGGATGTAGACCCCTGAAGgagtctcctcggtgacggcgtatATGCCTGGCAGATCGACAAGCGCGTCGTCTAAATCCGAGGAGGGGCCGTCAAGAGTACCTCCGACGATGTGCTGTGATCCTGAAAAGAAGTGGGAGAGTGGCGGAACTGGGgtgcccctgttgatcttcccGTAGTACGCTGCGAGACGGTGGGGCGCTTGCCTCTACGGGCTTCAATAATCTCgtggcaggaagggcgaaaaccgagtcccctcctgttcttgtactcttcGATCTCGATtgggcggttgatcccttgcCCACGTGCTCCGAGTCCGGAACCCGGAATGTAATTATGGCGCAGCAAGATCTTCCCCaccatgcggtcggcgcgggacggACCGGCctttccgtagtctcggatgacggagatggtgtcgaacgaatggaaggggaggttCTGATCGTCCCCAATACTGATATAGGGGACAGCCGTCTCCTTATAAATCGCATAGTCCTCCTCACCTTTGACCGTGATGAGTCGCTCTTCCACGATGAACTTAAGCTTTTGGTGCAAGGTGGAGGGGACTGCGCCCGCAAAATGGATCcatggcctcccgagcagcaaGCTGAAGGCATTGgggatgtcgagcacctgAAAAGTGACATTGAATGAACATGGACCTACCTCGATCAGAAGGTCGATCTCtccgttcacctctctccgcgagccatcgaaggctcgaaccgcTGTCTTGCTTGGACGAATACGATTcagatccacattcatctgcttcaggGTGGAAACAGGGCATACATTGAGAGCCGAaccattgtcgatcatgacccggcctaccacgaagttattgcacttacagacgatgtgcaacgcccgcgaGTGTGCGTACCCTTCGGAGGGAAGCTCGTCATCCGAGAATGAAATATTGTTGGAGAATATCGAACCAACGGTTTCTTCAATGAGATCTGGAGCCGTCTCCTTGGGGACCTGTGCCGCCGTCAGGACCTTCAGGAGCGCTTCACGATGTGGCTCCGAACTTAAGAGAAGGGCGAGTAGTGAAATGTGGGCCGGagacttgcccatttgttcAACAACCTTATACTCGCTTGCCTTGATGATCTTCATAAAAGCCTCGGCTTCCtcttcggtcaccttctttTGTGGGATCGGCGTAGCTTCCGGGGCGATTCCTAATGTCGCAGCAGGCGCCTTTCCTTTGTTCGCGACCTCCGGGTTTTCATACACTCGTCCCGAgcgcgtcacgcccatgacgctGAATTGACGCTCGAGGTTCCCGACACTcccttcgtaggtccacggAACCTTGCTATCTTGATATGGCTCTCGTGCGGGGACATCTATCACGAATGGGGCGGGCGTGGCATCAAACCCCGCGTACCCTATACCGGTTTCCGCAGGCACATATTCGATTACGAACGGGGCGGATGGCTCCTGCCCGGTCTCGTACTCCCCTATGGCGCAAACACTGATCATGTTAATGCTGGGTCCCGAGCTTGACCCGTGATCGGGAAGAGGATTAACTTGCACGTTCGGAggtttgacggcgttgaaCGTGAGTTGTTTGCCATCAATCATAGCTTGGATCTTCTCCCGCAGCTTCCAACAATCGTCGGTGGTGTGACCGGGTGCGCCCTGATGGTACTCGCAGTGCCGACTCTGATCCTGAATGGTGGGGTCGAAATCGGGGTTAGGCGCTACTGATTTAATCCTATTGCCTGCGAGGAGTTGCCGGTATATGTGGGAGAGCGGGGCCGGAAGGGGTGTGAATTGTCTGCGCCGCGGCGCAGTGCTTTGTTGGTcctgcggggccggagcccgttgcaccggctgaggagttctcgaagccgGAGGCCTGCTTTGTTGGATCGGAGGGGGAATAGGGACGTAATTGTGCGGGGCCGGCAACGGAAAGGAGGCCGGCGGGGCGGAATAATATACTTGTTGCGCTGGGAGTTGCTGCTGATAATGCACCGGAGGTGGGGCATACGCCTGAGTGGTCGGTGGTGCGGGCGTGTAATTGATGGAATACTGTTGGGGGGCTTGGCGCCCTGAGTTAACAGCATTGACGGACGCGTCTTTTCCTCTCCTGTTTCCCGCGGAGGGTGTCCCAGTAGCAACCTTCTTCGAGGACTCTCCCTCTTTCTTCTCGGCCGGTCCTTCTATCTTGCCGAGCTTAACGCCGATATCAAGCTTCTTCCCGGCGTCGATAAGGTTGGAGAACGAAGACGTGTGAGCCAACAGGTGCAAGTAGTAGGCCCCTTTGAGggtagagtggaataattggaTCTGCTGCGCCTCACTGATCGGGGGGACATGTTTCGCCGCTCTAGCCCTCCACTTTACTGCGTAGGCCTCGAAGCCCTGATCCTCGGCCATCTCCATTGTACTGAGCTCCAACAGGGTCGGGGGCGTTTCTGCACAGTACttgtactggtcgatgaatttgcCCGAAAGGTCCGTCCATGTAGGGATATCCGCGGCTTTCAGTGACATGTACCAATCAAGAGCCGCTCCCGCCAAACTGTCCTGGAACGTGTGGATGACGAACTCTTCGTAGTCCCAGTACTGCAGCATCTTTCCCctgtagtgacggagatggtgacgGGGGTCGGTAGTGCCATGGTACCTTTGGAATTCAGGCACCTTAATCTTCGGGGGTAGCCGCATACCCGGAAAAAGACTCCAATCGCAATCGCCGGCATCGAGGCGAGGACCACCTGATTGTAAGGCTTTGATGttctcttccatcttcttcaatctctGCTCCTGCTCAGTCCCCATTTCCGGGAGAAAGTTTGTCGGTGGAGCTATGGGGACAGCCTGGgttggcgtgcccggttcagggATGGGAATGTTTAGGGGAGGTAGAGTTGGGTAAGAAAAGCTGAtgtggggttgtggagcttggaatggGACAGGCTCGGCTGTGTGAGCAGGAGCGTGGGGGCTCTGTGCCGG harbors:
- the LOC116190138 gene encoding uncharacterized protein LOC116190138; this translates as MAQNNQLASSEENTPPTPVYYQPSMTQALPPLTPAGAPPVHSGEIPPPVPTSEAQAPSTSTEGAARIVALEGDISTLRGTVNQMAADMAELMALLRAPNRTSSNSTPPPGYGPTVDPNPWVPPTHAPEGIEAPAIHAPAGLPANVPPPSVTLPAAIPLPPSNPTTLVPPPMSIPVPAPVYAAPPPMVFPAQSPHAPAHTAEPVPFQAPQPHISFSYPTLPPLNIPIPEPGTPTQAVPIAPPTNFLPEMGTEQEQRLKKMEENIKALQSGGPRLDAGDCDWSLFPGMRLPPKIKVPEFQRYHGTTDPRHHLRHYRGKMLQYWDYEEFVIHTFQDSLAGAALDWYMSLKAADIPTWTDLSGKFIDQYKYCAETPPTLLELSTMEMAEDQGFEAYAVKWRARAAKHVPPISEAQQIQLFHSTLKGAYYLHLLAHTSSFSNLIDAGKKLDIGVKLGKIEGPAEKKEGESSKKVATGTPSAGNRRGKDASVNAVNSGRQAPQQYSINYTPAPPTTQAYAPPPVHYQQQLPAQQVYYSAPPASFPLPAPHNYVPIPPPIQQSRPPASRTPQPVQRAPAPQDQQSTAPRRRQFTPLPAPLSHIYRQLLAGNRIKSVAPNPDFDPTIQDQSRHCEYHQGAPGHTTDDCWKLREKIQAMIDGKQLTFNAVKPPNVQVNPLPDHGSSSGPSINMISVCAIGEYETGQEPSAPFVIEYVPAETGIGYAGFDATPAPFVIDVPAREPYQDSKVPWTYEGSVGNLERQFSVMGVTRSGRVYENPEVANKGKAPAATLGIAPEATPIPQKKVTEEEAEAFMKIIKASEYKVVEQMGKSPAHISLLALLLSSEPHREALLKVLTAAQVPKETAPDLIEETVGRVMIDNGSALNVCPVSTLKQMNVDLNRIRPSKTAVRAFDGSRREVNGEIDLLIEVGPCSFNVTFQVLDIPNAFSLLLGRPWIHFAGAVPSTLHQKLKFIVEERLITVKGEEDYAIYKETAVPYIIEPTEEINIGTEEEPRTLKIGTGLDPTQRARMIDFLKEYQEVFAWSYADMPGLDPSIVKHSLPLDTENFPPKRQHLRRQRAGLLLRIKEEVVKQINAGFLEVCNYSEWVANIVPVEKKDGRVRVCVDYRDLNKASPKDNFPLPHIDVLVDNTARHNQFSFMDGFSGYNQIRMAEDDKIKTTFITMWGTFCYKVMPFGLKNAGATYQRAMVTLFHDMMHKEIEVYVDDMIAKSKEGEDHLVNLRRLFERLKKYKLRLNPAKCTFGAKSGKLLGFVVSERGIEVDPDKVKAIRELPPPSTVREVRSFLGRLNYIARFIANLSDKCQPLFRLLRKNAAIEWDDDCQKAFDDIKTYLVQSPVLVPPTPGRPLILYLTVRRQSLGCMLGQEDESTRAEHAIYYLSKKFTEGESNYPEIEKMCCALVWVMQRLRQYTLYHTIRLLSKADPLKYLLGSPSSMRNIAKWRCQLTEYDIEYVPRTSVKGQAIADHLAEFPIEDDTPINSDFPDEGILRVDEEEDGTAWKMYFDGAVNSTGSGIGAVLISPDGRYYPIAAKVNFLCTNNVAEYEACILGLQAAIDFKVKELEVFGDSMLTIFQTLGQWKTKDAKLVPYHEYLEELAENFEKISFTYTPRIKNQFADALATLASMVSITKENLIEPLEIEIAKGPAYYWPIPDICQPSGRKTLRRLTAHYFLSGETLYRRSFDATLLRCVDENEAQRLMGEIHEGSCGPHMSGLMLTKKLMRLGYFWSTMEADCAKHVRHCHLCQVYADQIKAPPNELRPMAAPWPFSMWGIDVIGPINPKASNGHMFILVAIDYFTKWIEAITLASVTANAVARFLKRDIIARYGVPETIITDNAKNLNNRIIDELCERFKIHHRNSTPYRPQMNGAVEAANKNIKRIIEKMTVTYKDWHEMLPFALLAYRTSIRTSTGATPYSLVYGMEAILPIEVEIPSMRVLAESKLEEAEWAKQRYEQLNLIDEKRLTALCHGQCYQQRMARAFNARVRHREFRPGDLVLRKVLHITPDSRGKFAYKYDGPFVVREVFSGGAIILSDMDGTENALPVNADALKKYYP